Proteins co-encoded in one Burkholderia ambifaria AMMD genomic window:
- a CDS encoding EAL domain-containing protein yields the protein MNHEHADLPAILIIDDDAMTRMLVVETLEPDGFRVEEATGPQEGIEAFLRHRPAVVLLDVEMPGGDGFDCCRALRALPEGRRVPIVMLTGNDDDASIASAFDAGATDFVSKPMRWKLLGYRIRYLLRAAAAVEKLATTEVSLTHAQALAHVGNWEFQAGRTDGYWSPELYRILGLDAAHAPPTFERLLQAVPADEQPLLVQSFTSLRTEGVPFSLEHRLVHADGTERCVLHQAESGRDPNHAIILRGIVQDITERKMQQGRIEYLANHDALTGLPNRNLLSDRMEQAMSQARRTGQLVAVMVLDLDRFKHINDSFGHSVGDGLLRVVAARLKRSVRDGDTVARLGGDEFVVMLVNLATQADADVIARKILDTFIEPFTLDEHDLHVTTSVGVSLCPTDGTNAETLLKTADAALYAAKEHGRNCYRFYTRELGARVEEQTILENALHQAVANHELELYYQPKVDLKTGQISGVEALIRWRRPGIGVIPPDRFIPIAEDCGLILPIGEWVLRTACMQAVAWRREGHPPIRIAVNLSARQFRQQDVAAMVRTTLEETGLAPDSLELELTESVLMQDCNAIAHTLRELKALGVVLSLDDFGTGYSSLSYLKDLPIDVVKIDRSFLDDVTTSAEGASLTRSIIAMAESLHMETVAEGVETEAQLSFLNRHRCHAMQGYYFSHPVTGDEIADMLSAGSQLPEHCRQRELLHRTLLLVDDDREVLRRLRQALGRDGYEILDTTDPDEALVLLAQHRVGVIVSDFRMPSLSGIDLLQRVKALYPDIVRILLSGYGEGESLADAAGNGSVQKLLIKPWDVALLRKHIAESFQRFEHSSLQSRVGLGAGHLGIHPSPLRAVDVAQAPGRT from the coding sequence GTGAACCACGAACATGCCGATTTGCCGGCGATTCTGATCATCGATGACGACGCGATGACGCGGATGCTGGTCGTGGAAACGCTGGAGCCCGACGGTTTCCGCGTCGAGGAAGCGACCGGGCCGCAGGAAGGCATCGAAGCGTTCCTGCGTCATCGTCCCGCCGTCGTGCTGCTCGATGTCGAGATGCCCGGCGGCGACGGCTTCGACTGTTGCCGCGCGCTGCGCGCGTTGCCGGAAGGCCGCCGCGTGCCGATCGTGATGCTCACCGGCAACGACGACGACGCATCGATCGCCAGCGCGTTCGACGCCGGCGCGACCGATTTCGTGTCGAAACCGATGCGATGGAAGCTGCTCGGCTACCGGATCCGGTATCTGCTGCGCGCGGCCGCGGCGGTCGAAAAGCTGGCGACCACCGAGGTCAGCCTCACGCATGCGCAAGCGCTCGCGCATGTCGGCAACTGGGAATTCCAGGCGGGCCGCACGGACGGCTACTGGTCGCCGGAGCTGTACCGGATCCTCGGGCTCGACGCGGCGCACGCGCCGCCGACGTTCGAGCGGCTGCTGCAGGCCGTGCCGGCCGACGAACAGCCGTTGCTCGTGCAGTCGTTCACGAGCCTGCGCACCGAAGGCGTGCCGTTCTCGCTCGAGCATCGGCTCGTTCACGCGGACGGCACCGAGCGCTGCGTGCTGCATCAGGCGGAGTCGGGACGCGATCCGAACCACGCGATCATCCTGCGCGGCATCGTGCAGGACATCACCGAGCGCAAGATGCAGCAGGGCCGCATCGAATACCTTGCCAACCACGATGCGCTCACCGGCCTGCCCAATCGCAACCTGCTGAGCGACCGGATGGAGCAGGCGATGTCGCAGGCGCGCCGCACCGGGCAGCTGGTCGCGGTGATGGTGCTCGACCTGGACCGCTTCAAGCACATCAACGACAGCTTCGGCCACTCGGTCGGAGACGGGCTGCTGCGCGTCGTCGCCGCACGGCTGAAGCGCTCCGTGCGCGACGGCGACACGGTCGCGCGGCTCGGCGGCGACGAGTTCGTCGTGATGCTGGTCAACCTGGCGACGCAAGCGGACGCGGACGTGATCGCCCGCAAGATCCTCGACACCTTCATCGAGCCGTTCACGCTCGACGAACACGACCTGCACGTGACGACCAGCGTCGGCGTGAGCCTCTGTCCGACCGACGGCACCAACGCCGAAACGCTGCTGAAAACGGCCGACGCCGCGCTCTATGCGGCGAAGGAACACGGGCGCAACTGCTACCGCTTCTATACGCGCGAACTGGGTGCGCGCGTCGAGGAGCAGACCATCCTCGAGAACGCGCTGCATCAGGCCGTCGCCAACCACGAGCTCGAGCTGTACTACCAGCCGAAGGTCGATCTCAAGACCGGCCAGATCAGCGGCGTCGAGGCGCTGATTCGCTGGCGGCGGCCGGGGATCGGCGTGATTCCGCCCGACCGCTTCATCCCGATCGCCGAAGACTGCGGGCTGATCTTGCCGATCGGCGAGTGGGTGTTGCGCACCGCGTGCATGCAGGCCGTCGCATGGCGCCGGGAAGGCCATCCGCCGATCCGGATCGCCGTCAACCTGTCGGCGCGCCAGTTCCGGCAGCAGGACGTGGCCGCCATGGTGCGCACGACGCTCGAGGAGACCGGCCTGGCGCCGGACTCGCTCGAACTCGAACTCACCGAAAGCGTGCTGATGCAGGACTGCAACGCGATCGCGCACACGCTGCGCGAACTGAAGGCGCTCGGCGTCGTGCTGTCGCTCGACGACTTCGGCACCGGCTATTCGAGCCTGTCGTACCTGAAGGACTTGCCGATCGACGTCGTCAAGATCGACCGGTCGTTCCTCGACGACGTCACCACCAGCGCCGAAGGTGCTTCGCTGACGCGCTCGATCATCGCGATGGCCGAATCGCTGCACATGGAGACGGTGGCCGAGGGCGTGGAGACCGAAGCGCAGCTGTCGTTCCTGAACCGGCATCGCTGCCATGCGATGCAGGGCTACTACTTCAGCCATCCGGTCACCGGCGATGAAATCGCCGACATGCTGTCCGCCGGCTCGCAGCTTCCCGAGCACTGCCGGCAGCGCGAATTGCTGCACCGGACGCTGCTGCTGGTGGACGACGACCGCGAGGTGCTGCGCAGGCTCAGGCAGGCGCTCGGCCGCGACGGCTACGAGATTCTCGACACCACGGATCCCGACGAAGCGCTCGTCCTGCTCGCGCAGCATCGCGTCGGCGTGATCGTGTCGGATTTCCGGATGCCGAGCCTGTCCGGCATCGACCTGCTGCAGCGGGTAAAGGCGCTGTACCCGGACATCGTGCGTATCCTGCTGTCGGGCTACGGGGAAGGGGAGTCGCTCGCCGACGCGGCCGGCAACGGCTCCGTCCAGAAATTGCTGATCAAGCCGTGGGATGTCGCGCTGCTGCGCAAGCATATTGCGGAGTCGTTCCAGCGGTTCGAGCACAGCTCGCTGCAGAGCCGGGTGGGGCTCGGCGCGGGCCATCTCGGCATTCATCCGTCTCCGCTGAGGGCCGTCGACGTGGCGCAAGCGCCTGGGCGGACTTGA
- a CDS encoding CaiB/BaiF CoA transferase family protein yields the protein MTRPLDGIRVLELGQLIAGPFAGRMLAEFGADVIKVEPPGVGDPLRKWRLLHDGTSVWWAAQSRNKTSLTLDLRTPEGQDVVRRLVAETDVLIENFRPGTLEGWGLGWETLSAINPGLVMLRVSGFGQTGPYRDRPGFGVIAEAMGGLRHLTGEPGRTPVRVGVSLGDSLSALHGVIGILLALRHRELQGGNGQVVDVALYESVFNMMESLLPEYSAFGAVREAAGSSLPGIAPTNAYRCRDGKYALIAGNGDSIFRRLMELIGRPDLGGDPALAHNDGRVAQVARIDAAIGEWSARHDLDDVLAALNDARIPSGRIYDVADIAADPHYRARDMIVDAALPDGTPVLVPGIVPKLGATPGRIERPAPALGADTEAVLESIGIDTATRDAWRTRGVI from the coding sequence ATGACGCGACCCCTGGACGGTATCCGCGTGCTGGAACTCGGCCAACTGATCGCCGGGCCGTTCGCGGGCCGGATGCTCGCCGAATTCGGCGCGGACGTGATCAAGGTCGAGCCGCCCGGCGTCGGCGACCCGCTGCGCAAATGGCGGCTGCTGCACGACGGCACATCGGTCTGGTGGGCCGCGCAGTCGCGCAACAAAACGTCGCTCACGCTCGACCTGCGCACGCCCGAGGGGCAGGACGTCGTGCGCCGCCTCGTCGCCGAGACCGACGTGCTGATCGAGAACTTCCGGCCCGGCACGCTCGAGGGCTGGGGGCTCGGCTGGGAGACGCTGTCCGCGATCAACCCGGGGCTCGTGATGTTGCGCGTGTCGGGCTTCGGGCAGACCGGCCCGTATCGCGACCGGCCCGGCTTCGGTGTGATCGCCGAGGCGATGGGCGGGCTGCGCCACCTCACTGGCGAACCGGGTCGCACGCCGGTGCGCGTCGGCGTGTCGCTCGGCGATTCGCTGTCGGCGCTGCACGGCGTGATCGGCATCCTGCTCGCGCTGCGGCATCGCGAGTTGCAGGGCGGCAACGGGCAGGTCGTCGACGTCGCGCTGTACGAATCCGTCTTCAACATGATGGAAAGCCTGCTGCCCGAATACTCGGCATTCGGCGCGGTGCGCGAGGCGGCCGGCAGCAGCCTGCCCGGCATCGCGCCGACCAACGCGTACCGTTGCCGCGACGGCAAATACGCACTGATCGCCGGCAACGGCGACAGCATCTTCCGGCGCCTGATGGAATTGATCGGGCGTCCCGACCTCGGCGGCGATCCCGCGCTCGCGCACAACGACGGGCGCGTCGCGCAGGTCGCGCGCATCGACGCGGCGATCGGCGAATGGAGCGCGCGGCACGACCTCGACGACGTGCTCGCCGCGCTGAACGACGCGCGCATCCCGTCCGGGCGCATCTACGACGTCGCCGACATCGCGGCCGATCCGCATTACCGCGCCCGCGACATGATCGTCGACGCCGCGCTGCCCGACGGCACACCCGTGCTCGTGCCGGGCATCGTGCCGAAACTCGGCGCGACGCCGGGACGCATCGAGCGTCCCGCACCCGCGCTCGGCGCCGATACCGAGGCGGTACTCGAATCGATCGGCATCGATACTGCGACGCGCGACGCGTGGCGCACGCGCGGCGTGATCTGA
- a CDS encoding hydroxymethylglutaryl-CoA lyase, translating into MSQHPQRLYIHEVATRDGFQNEAAFVDTDDKIALVDALSACGYAKIEVTSFTSPKAIPALRDAEAVMHGIVRAPGVVYTVLVPNVRGAQRALSCGVDEVNLVMSMSESHNRANLRMSREQSFAQLRDVIDAVRGTGVAINVSLSTAMGCPMEGDVRDETVLAWMQRFADLGVHGFTLCDTTGMAYPSQVRALAERARERFGALQLTLHFHNTRGMALANTLAALDAGIERFDASLGGLGGCPYAPGATGNACTEELVHMLALDGYDTGIDLAAVLAAAARLPALIGHDVPSQILKAGRRSDLHPAPRAEAGDMPAQRAFS; encoded by the coding sequence ATGAGCCAGCACCCCCAACGACTCTATATCCACGAAGTCGCGACACGCGACGGTTTCCAGAATGAAGCGGCGTTCGTCGACACCGACGACAAGATCGCGCTCGTCGACGCATTGAGCGCGTGCGGTTACGCGAAGATCGAGGTCACGTCATTCACGTCGCCGAAGGCGATCCCCGCGCTGCGCGACGCCGAGGCCGTGATGCACGGCATCGTGCGCGCGCCGGGCGTCGTCTATACGGTGCTCGTGCCGAACGTGCGGGGCGCGCAGCGCGCGCTGTCGTGCGGCGTCGACGAGGTAAACCTCGTGATGTCGATGAGCGAGAGCCACAACCGCGCGAACCTGCGGATGAGCCGCGAGCAGTCGTTCGCCCAGCTGCGCGACGTGATCGACGCGGTGCGCGGCACCGGCGTCGCGATCAACGTGTCGCTGTCGACCGCGATGGGGTGTCCGATGGAAGGCGACGTGCGCGACGAAACCGTGCTCGCGTGGATGCAGCGCTTCGCGGATCTCGGCGTGCACGGTTTCACGCTGTGCGACACGACCGGCATGGCGTATCCGTCGCAGGTGCGCGCGCTGGCCGAACGCGCGCGCGAACGCTTCGGCGCGCTGCAGCTCACACTGCACTTTCACAACACGCGCGGGATGGCGCTCGCGAACACGCTCGCCGCGCTCGACGCCGGCATCGAGCGCTTCGACGCGTCGCTCGGCGGGCTCGGCGGCTGTCCGTACGCGCCGGGCGCGACCGGCAATGCATGCACCGAGGAACTCGTGCACATGCTCGCGCTCGACGGCTACGATACCGGCATCGATCTCGCGGCCGTGCTCGCCGCGGCCGCACGGCTGCCCGCGCTGATCGGGCATGACGTGCCGAGCCAGATCCTGAAGGCCGGGCGCCGCTCGGACCTGCATCCGGCACCGCGCGCCGAAGCCGGCGACATGCCGGCGCAGCGGGCTTTCTCGTGA
- a CDS encoding VOC family protein: protein MALIDHLDHLVLTCVDPERTKHFYTEVLQMQLETFGAGRLAFRFGNQKINLHVRGAEFEPKAHVPVPGALDLCFIASVPLDDVIAHLGRVEWPIVEGPVERTGATQKIRSVYVRDPDLNLIEISELI, encoded by the coding sequence ATGGCGCTGATCGACCACCTCGACCATCTCGTCCTGACTTGCGTCGATCCGGAGCGGACGAAGCATTTCTATACCGAAGTGCTGCAGATGCAGCTCGAAACCTTCGGCGCGGGCCGGCTCGCGTTCCGCTTCGGCAACCAGAAGATCAACCTGCACGTGCGCGGCGCGGAGTTCGAGCCGAAGGCGCACGTGCCGGTGCCGGGCGCGCTCGACCTGTGCTTCATCGCGTCGGTGCCACTCGACGACGTGATCGCGCATCTGGGACGCGTCGAATGGCCGATCGTCGAAGGGCCCGTCGAACGCACCGGGGCGACGCAGAAGATCCGGTCGGTGTACGTGCGTGACCCGGATTTGAACTTGATCGAGATCTCTGAATTGATTTGA
- a CDS encoding alpha/beta hydrolase: protein MTILYRGMDRAALDAAYLNTRAIADFPAVLASCQARSRALYDATPGQRDVHYGARPAQRFDWLRCGRPDAPLFVFIHGGYWQHCAKEDFAYAAAGPLARGFDVVLAEYTLAPAASMTDIVGEIGALLDYLSIDPDGIGTAGRPIHLSGHSAGGHLTAVHRAHPAVVSALAISPLVDLEPISLCVLNDRLQLTAHEIAAYSPLRHIGPGAPTVVAVGAAELPELVRHAHEYAHACEAAGERIARAWLPGMQHFTVLDDLATPDSAMLAALQAIAPR, encoded by the coding sequence ATGACGATCCTCTATCGTGGCATGGACCGCGCGGCGCTCGACGCTGCCTACCTCAACACGAGAGCCATTGCCGATTTCCCGGCCGTGCTCGCATCGTGCCAGGCACGCAGCAGGGCGCTTTACGACGCGACGCCCGGGCAGCGCGACGTCCATTACGGCGCGCGCCCCGCGCAGCGCTTCGACTGGCTGCGCTGCGGCCGGCCCGACGCGCCGCTGTTCGTGTTCATTCACGGCGGCTACTGGCAGCACTGCGCGAAAGAGGATTTCGCGTACGCGGCAGCCGGGCCGCTCGCGCGCGGCTTCGACGTCGTGCTCGCGGAATACACGCTTGCCCCGGCCGCATCGATGACCGACATCGTCGGCGAGATCGGCGCGTTGCTCGACTACCTGTCGATCGATCCCGACGGCATCGGCACCGCAGGACGGCCGATCCACCTGAGCGGTCACTCGGCGGGCGGCCACCTGACGGCCGTGCATCGCGCGCATCCGGCCGTCGTGTCGGCGCTTGCGATCAGCCCGCTCGTCGATCTCGAACCGATCTCGCTGTGCGTGCTTAACGACAGACTGCAGCTCACCGCGCACGAAATCGCCGCGTACAGCCCGCTGCGTCATATCGGGCCCGGCGCGCCGACCGTCGTCGCGGTCGGCGCGGCCGAGTTGCCGGAACTCGTACGCCACGCCCACGAATATGCGCACGCATGCGAGGCGGCCGGCGAGCGGATCGCGCGCGCGTGGCTGCCCGGCATGCAGCATTTCACGGTGCTCGACGATCTCGCGACGCCCGACAGCGCGATGCTCGCCGCGTTGCAGGCGATCGCGCCGCGCTGA
- a CDS encoding LysR family transcriptional regulator, with translation MVNPLHFDLQSLRVFALVAEHGSLTKAAEHGQLTLSAVSKRIAELESVTGSALFVRHARGVELTPAGRALLEHAAKVIEQVNRMAHEMSDYVAGVRGHIHVWTNTSAIVQFLPADLAAFLTDNPGIKVSLEERLSHEIVDALGSGKADLGVFADNVPAPGIERRLYRRDELVLLVPRGHRFAAHDSIRFADTLDEDYVGLSDGSSLLARMTDAAFAAERSLKLRIQVSNFDGVSRMIEAGLGIGVLPRDAVTGERAARLGVVKLDDAWATRTLWVGVKAGTVLTTDIAKLFDFMSAR, from the coding sequence ATGGTGAACCCGCTTCATTTCGATCTGCAGTCGCTGCGCGTGTTCGCGCTCGTCGCCGAGCACGGCAGCCTGACCAAGGCGGCCGAACACGGCCAGCTCACGCTGTCCGCGGTCAGCAAGCGGATCGCCGAGCTCGAGAGCGTGACCGGCAGCGCGCTGTTCGTGCGGCATGCGCGCGGCGTCGAGCTGACGCCGGCGGGCCGCGCGCTGCTCGAGCATGCGGCGAAGGTCATCGAGCAGGTCAACCGGATGGCGCACGAGATGAGCGACTACGTCGCCGGCGTGCGCGGCCACATTCACGTGTGGACTAACACGTCGGCCATCGTCCAGTTCCTGCCGGCCGATCTCGCCGCGTTCCTCACCGACAACCCCGGTATCAAGGTCAGCCTCGAGGAGCGGCTGAGCCACGAGATCGTCGACGCGCTCGGCTCCGGCAAGGCCGATCTCGGCGTGTTCGCGGACAACGTGCCCGCGCCCGGCATCGAACGGCGGCTGTACCGGCGCGACGAGCTCGTGCTGCTCGTGCCGCGCGGGCATCGCTTCGCCGCGCACGACAGCATCCGCTTCGCGGATACGCTCGATGAAGACTACGTCGGCCTGAGCGACGGCAGCTCGCTGCTGGCGCGAATGACCGACGCCGCGTTTGCGGCCGAGCGCTCGCTGAAGCTGCGCATCCAGGTATCGAATTTCGACGGCGTGAGCCGGATGATCGAGGCCGGCCTCGGGATCGGCGTGCTGCCGCGCGACGCGGTGACCGGCGAGCGCGCGGCGCGGCTCGGGGTCGTGAAGCTCGACGATGCGTGGGCGACGCGCACGCTGTGGGTCGGCGTGAAGGCCGGCACCGTGCTGACCACCGACATCGCGAAGCTGTTCGATTTCATGTCGGCACGCTGA
- a CDS encoding MFS transporter: protein MNSQSLDLGGTAGDPASAVPPAARAGADATALPARAITLGEFMDDLPVGALHRFVVWVIGIGLFFDMYEIFLVSTIGSALQNEYGLSRQSADFKLLLASAFIGMFVGAMCLGSLADRIGRRKAFLMTLVWYSAFSLIGAFSVNADMLVACRFLTGIGVGAIYPVADSFLSEILPKEKRGRLAAWAYTTSYVAVPLVGFLALWLNPLHVAGVAGWRIILAIGSLGAVYVLLIQHRLPESPRWLLAQGRTAEAHAAARRFAESAGVRAPEQFAASVEPQRPLSLGERIALLRRRPYGARYLMLAVFHLLQGFGYYGFGTLAGTVVKSRGFDVTDSTLFIALSFIGYPIGSLLSIPLLNWIERRTLVIVSILSIAAFGLCFAYSGNTTLIVCFGFLTTCASNVFSNAYHVYQAEIFPARVRSTAIGSTYALSRIVSGALPFVLLPVLVAHGAGAMFGVISVALGIVAVTLRVLGPLTTRRSQDDINPV, encoded by the coding sequence ATGAACAGCCAATCCCTCGACCTTGGCGGCACCGCAGGAGATCCCGCGTCCGCCGTACCGCCCGCGGCCCGGGCCGGCGCCGATGCGACGGCCCTGCCCGCCCGCGCCATCACGCTCGGCGAATTCATGGACGATCTGCCGGTCGGTGCGCTGCACCGGTTCGTCGTCTGGGTGATCGGCATCGGGCTGTTCTTCGACATGTACGAGATCTTCCTCGTCAGCACGATCGGTTCCGCGTTGCAGAACGAATACGGGCTAAGCCGGCAAAGCGCCGATTTCAAGCTGCTGCTGGCATCGGCATTCATCGGGATGTTCGTCGGCGCGATGTGTCTCGGCAGCCTCGCGGACCGCATCGGACGGCGCAAGGCGTTCCTGATGACGCTCGTCTGGTACAGCGCGTTTTCGCTGATCGGCGCGTTCTCGGTGAATGCCGACATGCTGGTGGCATGCCGATTCCTGACGGGCATCGGTGTCGGCGCGATCTACCCGGTCGCCGACAGCTTTCTGTCGGAAATCCTGCCGAAGGAAAAGCGCGGGCGGCTCGCCGCGTGGGCCTATACGACTTCATACGTCGCGGTGCCGCTGGTCGGCTTCCTCGCGCTATGGCTGAACCCGCTTCACGTCGCGGGCGTGGCCGGCTGGCGCATCATTCTCGCGATCGGCAGCCTCGGTGCCGTCTACGTGCTGCTGATCCAGCACCGGCTGCCGGAGAGCCCCCGCTGGCTGCTCGCGCAGGGCCGCACGGCGGAGGCGCATGCCGCGGCGCGGCGCTTCGCGGAGAGCGCCGGCGTGCGTGCGCCCGAGCAGTTCGCGGCGTCGGTCGAACCGCAGCGGCCGCTGAGTCTCGGCGAGCGCATCGCGCTGCTGCGCCGCCGGCCCTACGGCGCGCGCTACCTGATGCTGGCGGTGTTCCACCTGCTCCAGGGCTTCGGCTATTACGGCTTCGGCACGCTCGCGGGCACGGTCGTCAAGAGCCGCGGTTTCGACGTGACGGACAGCACGCTGTTCATTGCGCTGTCGTTCATCGGTTATCCGATCGGCTCGCTGCTGTCGATTCCGTTGCTGAACTGGATCGAGCGACGCACGCTCGTGATCGTGTCGATCCTGTCGATCGCCGCGTTCGGGCTGTGCTTCGCGTATTCGGGCAATACGACGCTGATCGTCTGCTTCGGTTTCCTGACGACCTGCGCGTCGAACGTGTTCAGCAACGCCTATCACGTGTACCAGGCGGAGATTTTCCCGGCGCGCGTACGCTCGACTGCGATCGGCAGCACGTACGCCCTGTCGCGCATCGTCAGCGGCGCGCTGCCGTTCGTGCTGCTGCCGGTGCTGGTCGCACACGGCGCGGGTGCGATGTTCGGTGTGATCTCGGTCGCGCTCGGCATCGTCGCCGTCACGTTGCGCGTGCTCGGGCCGCTGACCACGCGGCGCAGCCAGGACGACATCAACCCGGTATGA
- a CDS encoding NAD(P)H-dependent flavin oxidoreductase, producing the protein MIPSTDNRTLLRTLGIRTPIIQAPMAGVSTPALAAAVSNAGGLGSLGVGATNADGARKMIRDTRALTDRPFNINLFCHQPARADAAVERAWLDWLAPAFREHGATPPASLSEIYTSFVADDEMLAMLVEEKPAVVSFHFGLPSDEAIAMLKRAGVTLFATATNPDEARQIAAAGIDAIVAQGIEAGGHRGVFDSTAHDARLGTFALTRLIVRECALPVIAAGGIMDGDGIAAALALGAQAAQLGTAFVACPETSIDDGYRRAILGDAARRTTFTSAISGRLARGLANRLTALGDDPHAPATPAYPIAYDAGKALHAAAKAKGEFGYGAQWAGQAAPLVRSLPAAELFATLERETRAAIARLQHVLD; encoded by the coding sequence ATGATTCCCTCGACCGACAACCGGACGCTGTTGCGCACCCTCGGCATCCGCACCCCGATCATCCAGGCGCCGATGGCCGGCGTCAGCACACCCGCGCTGGCGGCAGCCGTGTCGAATGCGGGCGGCCTCGGCTCGCTCGGCGTCGGCGCGACGAACGCCGACGGCGCGCGCAAGATGATCCGCGACACGCGCGCGCTCACCGACCGGCCGTTCAACATCAACCTGTTCTGCCACCAGCCGGCCCGTGCCGACGCAGCCGTCGAACGCGCATGGCTCGACTGGCTCGCGCCCGCATTCCGCGAACACGGCGCGACGCCGCCGGCGTCGCTGTCGGAGATCTATACGAGCTTCGTCGCGGACGATGAAATGCTCGCGATGCTGGTCGAAGAAAAACCGGCCGTCGTGAGCTTTCATTTCGGCTTGCCGTCCGACGAGGCAATCGCGATGTTGAAGCGCGCGGGCGTCACGCTGTTCGCGACCGCGACGAATCCCGACGAAGCCCGGCAGATCGCCGCGGCCGGCATCGATGCGATCGTCGCACAGGGCATCGAGGCCGGCGGGCACCGTGGCGTGTTCGACTCGACGGCGCACGACGCTCGGCTCGGTACGTTCGCGCTCACGCGTCTGATCGTGCGCGAATGCGCGCTGCCGGTGATCGCCGCCGGCGGCATCATGGACGGTGACGGCATCGCCGCGGCGCTCGCGCTCGGCGCGCAGGCCGCGCAGCTCGGCACCGCCTTCGTCGCGTGCCCGGAGACATCGATCGATGACGGCTATCGCCGCGCGATCCTCGGCGACGCGGCGCGCCGCACGACGTTCACGAGCGCGATCTCCGGCCGGCTCGCGCGCGGCCTCGCGAACCGGCTGACCGCGCTCGGCGACGATCCGCACGCACCGGCCACGCCGGCCTATCCGATCGCGTACGACGCCGGCAAGGCACTGCATGCGGCCGCGAAGGCGAAAGGCGAGTTTGGCTACGGTGCACAGTGGGCCGGGCAGGCGGCGCCCCTCGTCCGGTCGCTGCCGGCGGCTGAGCTGTTCGCGACGCTCGAGCGCGAGACGCGAGCGGCCATCGCGCGGTTGCAGCACGTGCTGGACTGA
- a CDS encoding GFA family protein produces the protein MSATWFNGSCHCGAVKFEVRAALAPATRCNCSLCRRRGALMSPMFDASELKIVAGESALTSYRFNTHTAHHFFCSRCGIYPFHQTRKDPACWRVNLGCLEGVDPYALEATVADGASLSVVEDA, from the coding sequence ATGTCTGCTACATGGTTCAACGGATCCTGCCATTGCGGCGCGGTGAAATTCGAAGTCCGGGCGGCGCTTGCGCCGGCGACCCGCTGCAACTGCAGCCTCTGCCGCCGTCGCGGCGCGCTGATGAGCCCGATGTTCGATGCAAGCGAACTGAAGATCGTCGCAGGCGAGAGCGCGTTGACCAGCTACCGGTTCAACACGCACACGGCACACCACTTTTTCTGCAGCCGGTGCGGGATCTACCCGTTCCACCAGACGCGCAAGGATCCCGCGTGCTGGCGGGTCAATCTCGGCTGCCTCGAGGGTGTCGATCCGTACGCGCTCGAAGCGACGGTCGCCGACGGTGCGAGCCTTTCCGTCGTGGAGGACGCATGA
- a CDS encoding MarR family winged helix-turn-helix transcriptional regulator, translating to MKPTDAPSPATPKLSEFLCFAIYSTNLAFGKAYKPILEELGLTYTQYITIIALWEEDNQTVGQLGEKLFLESNTLTPILKKLEAMGYLERHRDPSDERQVLVSLTKGGRRVREKGLDMDLVEATGLKPDEFAKMQKAIVTLRGNLIDSIDE from the coding sequence ATGAAACCGACCGACGCACCATCGCCCGCCACGCCGAAACTGTCCGAGTTCCTGTGCTTTGCGATCTACTCGACGAACCTCGCGTTCGGCAAGGCATACAAGCCGATCTTGGAAGAGCTTGGCCTCACGTACACGCAATACATCACGATCATTGCGCTATGGGAGGAGGACAACCAGACGGTCGGGCAACTCGGCGAAAAGCTGTTCCTCGAATCGAACACGTTGACGCCGATCCTGAAGAAACTCGAGGCGATGGGCTATCTGGAGCGGCACCGCGATCCGTCGGACGAGCGCCAGGTGCTCGTGAGCCTGACGAAAGGCGGCCGCCGCGTGCGCGAGAAGGGGCTCGACATGGATCTCGTCGAAGCCACCGGGTTGAAGCCCGACGAATTCGCGAAGATGCAGAAGGCGATCGTCACGCTGCGCGGCAACCTGATCGATTCGATCGACGAATAG